In Glycine max cultivar Williams 82 chromosome 15, Glycine_max_v4.0, whole genome shotgun sequence, the DNA window AACTCAAAGCTTTAACCTTCTGCTCAAGGTTTTCTTTCTCTACTTTTAGTCGCTGCTTCTCATCGCGAAGCTCATTTTTCTCATCCTATacaaacaccaaaaaaaaatataaaaaattgagatCATAGGATAAGGTTAGCCATCATGTGTGTAATAAACAAGAATGCTCACAACATActctttaatacattttttactattgattaaattttatttgaaaattataaaatcacgttaaaattcattaaataggAAATATAAACTAATTCCTTTGTCCCATTATAattacaagagaaaaaaaattattttaaaataattattattttaacttttctatataacattaattaattttttttcatttatatttcttataatattaatgatatacaacaaaatttataaatgagttaatgatgatataagattaattttataaaattattgtttatttttattttttatgtaaaataatctAAGATGATTATTACTTTGAAACGAATGAATTCCAAGgagtttcaatcaatttaagctaataataataatgtatacaTGAAAGAATGTGATAGACTAGGTCGCTAGCATTTTTGACTAAGTAAATGTGCATATATAGCAGGTACCACTTTATAGAGTTACATAAGCTTACACACCTTCAATGCATTGATTTTCTCTTGTAGATTCTCAGTGGACTCCCTCAGCTTTTGAGCTTCCTCTCGTAACTGAGAAACAACTCGAACTGCATCACTTAATATAACAGCCTTGTCCATTTTGAGAGGCTTTCTAGGGTCCAAGATAGACCCCAGTTCCATAAACCTTTAAAACAATGTTTAGAACAAGTCACGTGAGAGAGAGCTAGTAGATTAGatcaaaaacagagaaaagaaaaagatagatAAAAAGAGGATAAATGAAATAGAGTAGAGATGCCTGTCATTAAGTCGATCCCTTCGCATTTTCTCTCTACATGCTTTAGAATCAGATGGCCTCAAACTGTAATAGGATTTTATAAACAAACTAATGAGTGATAtatagaagaaacaaagaaggcTCTATAATGCACAAAAGATAGATAGATAAACAGATACAACAATTGCTTGGTTGAAAATTACAGAAGTACTTTTACGAAATCCAACACAAAATTGGGTGTTTCAATGCATgaattgagaagaaaaatatttgttacttctaaagtaaaagtatttttgagCTCTTCTAACTTTCAGACAGAACCgttcaaaaacattaaaaaaaaaaaacttttacaagatatttatatattttcggTACCTAGAAAAATTACCAAATTACCTTTGCAAAGAATAGAACATGTCTTGTTCCCacggtttttattttttttgcaattccagaagtcttattattctttaatttattcttatcaaacaaattgtatataaataaaatgatttaatcgTTAGATAATCAGGatgatatattttcttaatatatttttgttttgtttatattttcaaattttatttaaaatttaaaatattcatataataatacatgaaaaactttttagtaacTATATATAGGATTTCATAAATGTTCACTGTGCtaaacatttaaaaagaaagatctacatattataaaaaaaaattaataatcaagtgttaaaatatttcactttttttctgaGGTTAACACGTAATATTGCAAacatttagataaaaaataccATAGATTTCTTTTTCCGATTATGCATTCTAAtcatttcttaaattaaatgttCCAATAAAAACTTTAGATTTTAACCTCTAGGATATATTTTCCATACCAAACGAAAGTAAAAGCGGTTACATATGTctattaggtttgattttcaaaagcaacgcatcttttaaaattaagcatataaaaacagaaaactcCTATATATGTTTTGACTAAAACCTTAGGTTATGACTTAATGCAATTCCATGAACATGCCCAAATGGCTGATAATAGGGTCTAGCTTTTTTTGCTGATAACAGGGTCGAGCTAAAAGCATAAAACAAAACCCAAAGAAGAAATGTTGCATGCAATAACCAAACAAGGTTTGTTTCGAAACTTAACGTAAGCGAACaaatttttcaaatgaaaagatgaaatgaaataagAGCAAAGGCAAAagaattatttaaacaaaagtaTCTAACAACTCTTAGCAGTAGTAGTTTACCGTTTTCTTGACCTGTTTTCCTTGAGACCATCCAAAATTCCAAATGAGTCATCTAGCTCCACACTGGACAAATGACCATGAAAAAAAACACAGTTATGTTTCAGGGGGGgactattatataatttttttcaaatcaaaataaaaaaaaaacaagtaaaaacATAATTAGTTGTCATCTACATTATGTATTGTATGCATGAAAATTTAGAATAATCATCACGGGGAGAAAATTTAGAATGCACTTAACTTATGAGTAAAGGAAAATGTGAATTGTGAGAAGCAAATTTATCTAAAAACAGAGAGAAAGGCAAAGAAAAGCAGGAAGACATGAGTAGAAACGTAAGTACAAGGTTGTTACTTCCCAAAACAGTGCTATAATGATAATGTAGCTAGTTTGTAGAGAAGAGAAGCATAAGTGTTTGAAGTATGGAGTAACCTGAGTGTAGGAGGAGGAGAGGAGGAAGACCAAGAGAAATTGGGTGGTTCAAGGGTGGTGAGAGGAATGTTGTCTAGATAATCATAATCCAACACCCAATTACTATTACTCATCTCCGGCCAAAAGGGTATGCTGGAGTTAGGGACAAAGATATGAATATGATGATatggagagaaaaatatatggaTCAAAGTGAGAGTTTGGTGTGTTTGATACGAAAGACTCACAGTGCGACATCAATACCCATC includes these proteins:
- the LOC100790993 gene encoding transcription factor ILR3 isoform X1, which gives rise to MSNSNWVLDYDYLDNIPLTTLEPPNFSWSSSSPPPTLSVELDDSFGILDGLKENRSRKRLRPSDSKACREKMRRDRLNDRFMELGSILDPRKPLKMDKAVILSDAVRVVSQLREEAQKLRESTENLQEKINALKDEKNELRDEKQRLKVEKENLEQKVKALSSQPSFLAAAGQVVGSKLVPFMGYPGVAMWQFLSPAAVDTSQDHVLRPPVA
- the LOC100790993 gene encoding transcription factor ILR3 isoform X2, whose protein sequence is MSNSNWVLDYDYLDNIPLTTLEPPNFSWSSSSPPPTLSVELDDSFGILDGLKENSLRPSDSKACREKMRRDRLNDRFMELGSILDPRKPLKMDKAVILSDAVRVVSQLREEAQKLRESTENLQEKINALKDEKNELRDEKQRLKVEKENLEQKVKALSSQPSFLAAAGQVVGSKLVPFMGYPGVAMWQFLSPAAVDTSQDHVLRPPVA